The following are encoded together in the Oceanobacillus zhaokaii genome:
- a CDS encoding nicotinate phosphoribosyltransferase, whose protein sequence is MKEIDLKLAGKLDRLTNKTFKFDERIKDGWFSAVYFLKTKKIAEEKIPNNYVTMQFFQKEEAVLCGTDEVIALLHTFADKPETLEIKSLKDGDKITPYETVLTISGAYQQFGYLEGIIDGILARRTSVATNVYNVVKAAQISGEHKPVIFMGDRDDHYTTQAGDGYAAYIGGSKAQATNAMNEWWGKEGMGTMPHALIQMFRGDVVAATKAYHETFPNDELAALVDYNNDVVTDSLKVAREFGDELKSVRLDTSRALVDKYFLRNYHLMGTFDPRGVNPELLFALRKALDEEGYQHVKIMVTGGFTYDRIKEFENQGVPVDMYGVGRSLLHLNIGFTGDLVIFNGAPEAKEGRRFRPNPRLENVEYYKVTE, encoded by the coding sequence ATGAAAGAAATCGACTTAAAATTAGCAGGGAAACTTGATCGATTAACAAATAAAACATTTAAATTTGATGAGAGAATTAAAGATGGCTGGTTTTCAGCTGTATATTTCTTAAAAACAAAGAAAATCGCGGAGGAAAAAATCCCCAACAATTATGTAACGATGCAATTTTTCCAAAAGGAAGAAGCCGTATTATGTGGTACAGATGAAGTAATTGCATTGCTTCACACATTTGCAGATAAACCGGAAACATTAGAAATTAAGTCATTGAAGGATGGTGACAAGATTACGCCGTATGAAACGGTATTAACCATTTCCGGTGCATATCAGCAATTTGGATATTTAGAAGGAATTATTGATGGGATATTAGCAAGAAGAACATCTGTGGCAACAAATGTATACAATGTGGTAAAAGCCGCGCAAATTTCTGGTGAACATAAACCAGTCATCTTTATGGGCGATCGTGATGATCATTATACGACACAAGCTGGCGACGGATATGCAGCCTATATTGGTGGTTCAAAGGCACAAGCAACGAATGCGATGAATGAATGGTGGGGCAAAGAAGGTATGGGAACAATGCCACATGCATTGATTCAAATGTTCCGCGGTGATGTTGTAGCAGCTACAAAGGCATATCATGAAACATTTCCGAATGATGAACTGGCAGCACTTGTAGATTATAATAATGATGTTGTAACGGACTCATTAAAAGTAGCAAGGGAATTCGGTGATGAGTTAAAATCGGTAAGACTTGATACATCTCGAGCGTTAGTGGATAAATATTTCTTAAGAAATTATCATTTAATGGGCACATTTGATCCAAGGGGTGTGAATCCAGAACTGTTATTTGCCTTAAGAAAAGCATTGGACGAAGAGGGCTATCAGCATGTGAAGATTATGGTAACGGGTGGCTTTACGTATGATCGGATCAAAGAATTTGAAAATCAGGGTGTACCAGTTGATATGTATGGTGTTGGGAGAAGCTTACTCCATCTTAATATTGGCTTTACTGGGGATCTTGTTATTTTCAACGGAGCACCGGAAGCGAAAGAAGGTCGTCGTTTCAGACCAAATCCCCGTTTAGAGAACGTAGAATACTATAAGGTAACAGAATAG
- a CDS encoding DNA translocase FtsK — MWKQWKNKFKSIFGEEEEEEHTERETSHDNAAQNVKARVTYQYPKKSSFRFPVIPDERVGKKQTDNTPAYRKKDTPNHLRKETPNYQRKREEKVIKENKSPEKISNKVYKKTNTPFQVSEVPSPIYGLQKRRKEIEDVPAYMRKEEKTEQESQIASTVEEKLEKPTEMKPVIVPQAKDSINVEVNSLEEPKQEVQQVIGEAKKEESQISRENNQKDYQAHKEIKQDEIIRKKDKKPAPSNVRKIEPVQKQRVENKSPFNVIMTPRDKKNLFEKRKRLANAENEQNRVSELQKEAPEIHQVVMQENEQRSATSNIVPMKPASSISKHAANTGQAVKQVERKETYIPDHLLNDPVPKSDENYVWVENQQALLEQTLEHFNVRAKVVKATQGPSVTRFEVHPELGVKVSKIKSLSDDLKLNMSARDIRIEAPIPGKNTVGIEIPNPKAQMVGLQEIFETDAFKKETSPLTIALGLSIEGEPAVTNVQKMPHGLIAGATGSGKSVCINTILISLIYKANYDDVKFLLIDPKMVELAPYNGIPHLVSPVITDVKAATMSLKWAVNEMEDRYERFVHEGVRDIERYNKKVIQQGRADKKMPFIVIVIDELADLMMSSPQDVEDSISRIAQKARACGIHLILATQRPSVDVITGLIKANIPTRIAFSVSSQIDSRTIIDVSGAEKLLGKGDMLFAENGAGKTVRLQGPFVSDEEIERVTNYARTLAEPNYLFEQEQLLEQVAIDEEEDELLQDAIQFILRQNSASTSLLQRHFKIGYNRAARLIDTLETRGIISGQNGSKPRDVLVTASQLEEM, encoded by the coding sequence ATGTGGAAACAATGGAAAAATAAATTTAAAAGTATATTCGGAGAAGAAGAAGAGGAAGAGCATACTGAGAGAGAAACCTCTCACGACAATGCAGCCCAAAACGTAAAGGCGAGGGTAACTTATCAATATCCTAAGAAATCTTCTTTTCGGTTTCCTGTAATCCCAGATGAGAGGGTTGGGAAGAAACAAACGGATAATACACCTGCCTATCGAAAGAAAGATACGCCTAATCACCTAAGAAAGGAAACACCTAATTATCAAAGGAAAAGAGAAGAAAAAGTAATTAAGGAAAATAAAAGTCCTGAAAAAATAAGTAATAAAGTATATAAAAAGACGAATACACCATTTCAAGTATCAGAGGTTCCATCGCCAATCTACGGATTACAAAAGAGGAGAAAAGAGATTGAAGATGTGCCAGCATATATGCGAAAAGAAGAAAAAACGGAGCAAGAGAGTCAAATTGCAAGTACAGTAGAAGAGAAATTAGAAAAACCAACCGAAATGAAACCTGTAATCGTTCCACAAGCAAAAGACAGTATCAATGTTGAAGTAAACTCCTTAGAGGAACCAAAGCAGGAAGTACAACAAGTAATTGGCGAGGCTAAAAAGGAAGAAAGCCAAATATCTCGTGAAAACAATCAGAAGGATTATCAAGCACATAAGGAAATCAAGCAGGATGAAATCATTCGTAAAAAGGATAAGAAGCCAGCACCATCGAACGTAAGAAAAATAGAGCCGGTACAAAAACAACGCGTTGAGAATAAATCACCATTTAATGTCATCATGACACCAAGAGATAAAAAGAATTTATTTGAAAAACGCAAACGGTTAGCAAATGCAGAAAACGAACAGAATCGGGTTTCAGAGCTACAAAAGGAAGCGCCGGAAATACATCAGGTGGTAATGCAGGAGAACGAACAAAGATCAGCAACGAGCAATATTGTGCCGATGAAACCAGCGTCAAGCATAAGCAAACACGCAGCAAATACAGGTCAAGCAGTAAAACAAGTTGAGAGAAAAGAAACTTATATTCCAGATCATTTATTAAATGATCCAGTTCCAAAGAGTGATGAAAATTATGTTTGGGTGGAAAATCAGCAAGCATTACTTGAACAAACATTGGAACATTTTAATGTTCGGGCGAAAGTTGTGAAAGCAACCCAAGGGCCCTCCGTAACAAGATTTGAAGTCCATCCAGAGCTTGGGGTTAAAGTGAGCAAGATAAAAAGCTTAAGTGATGATTTAAAGTTAAATATGTCTGCTAGAGATATTCGAATTGAGGCACCAATACCAGGGAAGAATACCGTTGGAATTGAAATACCGAATCCAAAGGCACAAATGGTTGGATTACAAGAAATATTTGAAACAGATGCATTTAAAAAAGAAACATCGCCACTCACAATTGCGCTTGGATTAAGTATTGAAGGAGAGCCAGCTGTAACGAATGTCCAGAAAATGCCGCATGGTTTAATCGCCGGTGCGACTGGATCTGGTAAAAGTGTATGCATCAATACGATCCTGATAAGTCTAATTTATAAAGCCAATTATGATGATGTTAAATTCCTGCTAATTGATCCAAAAATGGTTGAGCTTGCACCATATAATGGCATACCACATTTAGTATCCCCAGTCATTACAGATGTAAAAGCTGCAACAATGAGCTTAAAATGGGCTGTTAATGAGATGGAAGATCGCTATGAAAGGTTCGTTCATGAAGGGGTACGTGACATTGAGCGTTATAATAAAAAAGTTATCCAACAAGGTCGCGCTGACAAAAAAATGCCGTTTATTGTTATCGTCATTGATGAATTAGCAGATTTAATGATGTCATCTCCGCAAGATGTCGAAGACTCGATTAGTCGGATTGCACAGAAAGCAAGAGCATGTGGGATCCATTTAATATTAGCAACTCAGCGTCCTTCTGTTGATGTCATAACAGGGTTAATTAAAGCAAATATACCGACTAGGATTGCATTCAGTGTCTCCTCACAAATCGATTCACGCACGATTATTGATGTCAGTGGTGCTGAGAAGCTGCTTGGTAAAGGGGATATGTTATTTGCAGAAAACGGCGCAGGGAAAACCGTAAGATTACAAGGACCTTTTGTTTCAGATGAGGAAATCGAGCGTGTAACGAATTATGCTAGAACACTTGCAGAACCGAATTATCTATTTGAGCAAGAGCAATTACTTGAGCAAGTTGCAATTGATGAGGAAGAGGACGAGCTTTTACAGGATGCAATTCAATTTATCCTAAGACAAAACAGTGCGAGTACATCGTTATTACAACGTCATTTCAAGATTGGCTATAACCGTGCTGCCCGTTTAATTGATACGTTGGAAACTCGTGGCATAATCTCAGGTCAAAATGGCAGTAAACCAAGAGATGTCCTAGTCACAGCATCGCAATTAGAAGAGATGTAA
- the ytpR gene encoding YtpR family tRNA-binding protein, with the protein MDVFYNPNGIGDVLLIPLKDGDRYEIKQEAFGDITKISSTDGSILGYNIFNAASHFEIQGTGTIRLTTELLSQLKALFTENNLDDALEFDLSPKFVVGYVLSKGPHENADKLSVCQVDVGEEEPLQIVCGAPNVDANQKVVVAKVGATMPSGLQIKPSELRGMPSNGMICSQKELGLPNAPKEKGIYVLDDSYTIGEEFKF; encoded by the coding sequence ATGGATGTATTCTACAATCCAAATGGAATCGGTGATGTTTTACTTATTCCGTTAAAAGATGGAGATCGATACGAAATAAAACAGGAAGCATTTGGTGATATAACAAAAATCTCGTCAACAGATGGCAGTATTCTTGGTTATAATATTTTCAATGCAGCTAGCCATTTTGAAATTCAAGGTACCGGAACAATTCGCTTAACGACAGAATTACTTTCGCAACTTAAGGCATTATTTACAGAAAATAACTTGGATGATGCACTTGAATTTGATTTAAGCCCTAAATTTGTTGTTGGTTATGTACTTAGTAAAGGCCCACATGAAAATGCCGATAAATTGAGTGTTTGTCAAGTAGATGTTGGTGAAGAAGAGCCACTGCAAATCGTTTGCGGCGCACCAAATGTGGACGCAAATCAAAAAGTTGTGGTTGCGAAGGTTGGTGCAACAATGCCGAGCGGTCTGCAAATAAAACCATCAGAACTTAGAGGTATGCCTTCAAACGGTATGATTTGTTCGCAAAAAGAACTAGGTTTACCAAATGCACCAAAAGAAAAGGGAATTTATGTGCTTGATGATTCCTATACCATTGGTGAAGAATTTAAGTTTTAA
- a CDS encoding DUF1444 domain-containing protein — protein sequence MTSFQMKNRLQKRFANDAYNISFNRDKDTLRIEWRESKRGMTISLPSVIGKFQERGEAALDELEDHVTEALRIMNEEHNLAGMEKHIFPVIRSTSFPTETKRGTKLITKDHTAETRIFYALDLGKSYQLIDEALLEKEGWEQERIDEIASFNVRSLSTESKKDTVAENDFYFIATQDGYDASRILNEAFLEEMKANTNGDLVVAVPHQDVLILADIRNNTGYDILAQMTMKFFAEGRIPITSLPLIYENKKLEPIFILAKNRPVKD from the coding sequence ATGACAAGTTTTCAAATGAAAAATAGGCTGCAGAAGCGATTTGCCAATGATGCCTATAATATTTCTTTTAATCGTGACAAGGACACGCTTCGAATCGAGTGGAGGGAATCGAAGCGGGGGATGACAATTTCCTTGCCAAGTGTCATAGGCAAGTTTCAGGAGCGTGGAGAAGCAGCACTTGATGAACTTGAAGATCATGTAACAGAAGCGTTAAGAATTATGAATGAGGAGCATAATCTTGCAGGAATGGAGAAGCATATTTTTCCTGTTATTCGTTCCACCTCATTTCCAACAGAGACGAAGCGTGGTACGAAATTGATTACGAAAGATCATACTGCGGAAACGCGTATTTTTTATGCCCTTGATTTAGGTAAATCATACCAATTGATTGATGAAGCATTGCTTGAAAAAGAAGGCTGGGAGCAAGAAAGAATCGATGAAATTGCCAGCTTCAACGTCCGTTCATTATCAACGGAGTCAAAAAAAGATACGGTTGCGGAAAATGATTTTTACTTCATCGCAACACAGGACGGCTATGATGCAAGTCGAATTTTGAATGAAGCATTTTTAGAAGAGATGAAAGCAAATACTAATGGAGACCTAGTTGTTGCAGTACCACACCAGGATGTATTGATTCTTGCTGACATCAGGAACAATACAGGGTATGATATATTAGCACAAATGACGATGAAGTTTTTTGCAGAAGGACGAATTCCAATTACATCACTGCCACTTATCTATGAAAATAAAAAATTGGAGCCAATCTTTATTCTCGCTAAAAATCGTCCAGTAAAAGATTAG
- a CDS encoding thioredoxin family protein: MKQLESIEQYNELVQNENVIMMFSADWCGDCRYIEPELPEIEKAFPEYTFVHVDRDKFIEICQEHGIMGIPSFLAYKDGKEAGRFVSKDRKTKEEITSFIEGLSA; this comes from the coding sequence ATGAAACAATTAGAATCAATTGAACAATATAATGAATTAGTACAAAATGAAAATGTAATTATGATGTTTTCTGCGGACTGGTGTGGAGACTGTCGATATATTGAACCAGAACTTCCTGAAATTGAAAAGGCATTTCCAGAATATACATTTGTTCATGTAGACCGGGATAAGTTCATTGAGATCTGTCAGGAGCACGGTATAATGGGAATTCCTAGCTTCTTAGCTTATAAAGATGGAAAAGAAGCGGGAAGATTTGTAAGCAAGGACCGTAAAACTAAAGAAGAAATCACAAGCTTTATTGAAGGATTATCTGCTTAA